In Apium graveolens cultivar Ventura unplaced genomic scaffold, ASM990537v1 ctg6618, whole genome shotgun sequence, a genomic segment contains:
- the LOC141703414 gene encoding F-box protein At3g07870-like — protein MDLPEELIAEIISRTPVRTIVSCKSVCKRWCNIVSEPFFSRLHLSISSKMLLLHQGDAEDVDDDNDGDLAVVELDDQHHQHDIHHEPMMRFSPGLALGDYVGLIGSVNGLICLEDSYDDSAYVCNPITQEYIRLQDSEYTRVSYLKGYYGFGLVESNQQYKIVRFYKGRFPSTEYDLGSEVYTLGTGMWRDLGHVPFHLNEHDRGHYVSGRLHWLAGELICAFDLDRELFRPMEAPPRAPGNTDHFSILGVHNHFRNLGVLKGCLCICDITLYSELSIWVKRDYGVEDSWSKKLIITPNPPLHEGINTDMVRLLKVLKDGNILMYCDQLQLFTYHPQHKTLRHHIFPEGEFLTFGAMTYVPGFISLERSFTLEGVKRWESPQVED, from the coding sequence ATGGACTTACCAGAAGAATTGATTGCTGAAATTATATCAAGAACTCCTGTGAGGACAATAGTGTCATGCAAAAGCGTGTGCAAAAGATGGTGTAATATAGTTTCAGAACCATTTTTTTCGCGTCTGCATCTCTCTATATCATCTAAAATGCTTTTACTTCATCAAGGAGACGCCGAGGACGTAGATGATGACAATGATGGTGACCTTGCAGTGGTTGAACTAGATGACCAACATCACCAACATGATATTCATCACGAGCCTATGATGAGATTTTCCCCGGGACTTGCCTTGGGAGACTATGTGGGGTTAATTGGATCAGTTAATGGGTTAATATGCTTAGAAGATAGTTATGATGATTCAGCATATGTATGCAATCCAATTACACAAGAGTACATACGCCTTCAAGATTCCGAGTACACCAGAGTATCATATTTAAAGGGATATTATGGCTTTGGACTTGTTGAATCGAACCAACAGTACAAGATTGTACGTTTTTATAAGGGTAGATTTCCTTCAACTGAATATGACCTAGGGAGCGAGGTTTATACGCTTGGAACCGGCATGTGGAGAGATCTAGGACATGTCCCCTTCCATCTGAATGAACATGATAGGGGTCACTATGTCAGTGGCCGCCTCCATTGGTTAGCTGGTGAACTAATATGTGCTTTCGATTTGGATAGAGAATTATTTCGTCCAATGGAAGCTCCTCCACGGGCTCCTGGGAATACAGATCATTTTAGCATCTTGGGAGTCCATAATCATTTTAGGAACTTGGGAGTACTTAAAGGTTGCTTGTGTATATGTGATATAACACTATACTCTGAACTTTCTATTTGGGTGAAGAGAGATTATGGCGTGGAAGATAGTTGGAGTAAAAAACTCATCATCACTCCTAATCCTCCATTACATGAAGGTATAAATACCGACATGGTTCGGCTTCTTAAAGTTCTCAAAGATGGGAACATCTTAATGTATTGTGACCAACTTCAATTGTTCACTTATCATCCTCAACATAAAACATTGCGACATCACATTTTCCCGGAGGGTGAGTTTCTCACATTTGGTGCGATGACTTATGTCCCCGGTTTTATCAGTCTAGAGAGGAGTTTCACCTTGGAGGGTGTCAAAAGATGGGAGTCTCCTCAAGTAGAAGACTGA
- the LOC141703415 gene encoding F-box protein At3g07870-like yields MDLPEELIAEIISRTPVRTIVSCKSVCKRWCNIVSGPFFSRLHLSISSKMLLLHQGDAEDVDDDNDGDLAVVELDDQHRQHDIHHEPMMRFSPGLALGDYVGLIGSVNGLICLEDSYDDSAYVCNPITQEYIRLQDSEYTRVSYLKGYYGFGLVESNQQYKIVRFYKGRFPSTEYDLGSEVYTLGTGMWRDLGHVPFHLNEHDRGHYVSGRLHWLAGELICAFDLDRELFRPMEAPPRAPGNTDHFSILGVHNHFRNLGVLKGCLCICDITLYSELSIWVKRDYGVEDSWSKKLIITPNPPLHEGINTDMVRLLKVLKDGNILMYCDQLQLFTYHPQRKTLRHHIFPEGEFLTFGAMTYVPGFISLERSFTLEGVKRWESPQVED; encoded by the coding sequence ATGGACTTACCAGAAGAATTGATTGCTGAAATTATATCAAGAACTCCTGTGAGGACAATAGTGTCATGCAAAAGCGTGTGCAAAAGATGGTGTAATATAGTTTCAGGACCATTTTTTTCGCGTCTGCATCTCTCTATATCATCTAAAATGCTTTTACTTCATCAAGGAGACGCCGAGGACGTAGATGATGACAATGATGGTGACCTTGCAGTGGTTGAACTAGATGACCAACATCGCCAACATGATATTCATCACGAGCCTATGATGAGATTTTCCCCGGGACTTGCCTTGGGAGACTATGTGGGGTTAATTGGATCAGTTAATGGGTTAATATGCTTAGAAGATAGTTATGATGATTCAGCATATGTATGCAATCCAATTACACAAGAGTACATACGCCTTCAAGATTCCGAGTACACCAGAGTATCATATTTAAAGGGATATTATGGCTTTGGACTTGTTGAATCGAACCAACAGTACAAGATTGTACGTTTTTATAAGGGTAGATTTCCTTCAACTGAATATGACCTAGGGAGCGAGGTTTATACGCTTGGAACCGGCATGTGGAGAGATCTAGGACATGTCCCCTTCCATCTGAATGAACATGATAGGGGTCACTATGTCAGTGGCCGCCTCCATTGGTTAGCTGGTGAACTAATATGTGCTTTCGATTTGGATAGAGAATTATTTCGTCCAATGGAAGCTCCTCCACGGGCTCCTGGGAATACAGATCATTTTAGCATCTTGGGAGTCCATAATCATTTTAGGAACTTGGGAGTACTTAAAGGTTGCTTGTGTATATGTGATATAACACTATACTCTGAACTTTCTATTTGGGTGAAGAGAGATTATGGCGTGGAAGATAGTTGGAGTAAAAAACTCATCATCACTCCTAATCCTCCGTTACATGAAGGTATAAATACCGACATGGTTCGGCTTCTTAAAGTTCTCAAAGATGGGAACATCTTAATGTATTGTGACCAACTTCAATTGTTCACTTATCATCCTCAACGTAAAACATTGCGACATCACATTTTCCCGGAGGGTGAGTTTCTCACATTTGGTGCGATGACTTATGTCCCCGGTTTTATCAGTCTAGAGAGGAGTTTCACCTTGGAGGGTGTCAAAAGATGGGAGTCTCCTCAAGTAGAAGACTGA